A genomic window from Glycine soja cultivar W05 chromosome 10, ASM419377v2, whole genome shotgun sequence includes:
- the LOC114371691 gene encoding uncharacterized protein LOC114371691, giving the protein MSLYSKFLKDMLTQKSKYIHNDTIVVEGNCSVVIQRILAPKHKDPNNVTIPCSISAVSVGKALIDLRANINLMSLFMCQRMGELEIMPTRMTLQLADHSIIRPYGVIEDDLVRVKHITFPADFVVIDIEEDIEIPIILGCPFMSTASCVVDTGKGKLELSVEDQKISFDLFEVMKHSSDQKA; this is encoded by the coding sequence ATGTCACTTTACTCTAAATTTCTGAAGGATATGCTAACCCAAAAGAGCAAGTATATCCACAATGACACAATTGTAGTGGAGGGAAACTGTAGTGTTGTGATTCAACGCATCCTTGCacccaagcacaaagatccAAACAATGTCACTATACCTTGCTCGATCAGTGCAGTCTCAGTTGGTAAGGCTCTTATTGATTTAAGAGCcaacataaatttgatgtcGCTCTTTATGTGTCAGAGGATGGGAGAGCTGGAAATAATGCCAACCAGAATGACTCTACAGTTAGCTGATCACTCCATCATCAGGCCGTATGGAGTGATAGAAGATGATTTGGTCAGAGTTAAACATATTACTTTCCCTGCAGATTTTGTGGTTATAGATATAGAGGAGGATATTGAAATCCCCATAATTTTGGGATGTCCTTTCATGTCAACCGCCAGTTGTGTAGTAGATACGGGGAAAGGTAAATTAGAACTGAGTGTGGAGGATCAGAAAATTTCATTCGACTTATTTGAAGTAATGAAGCACTCAAGTGATCAGAAGGCCTGA